In the genome of Myxococcota bacterium, one region contains:
- a CDS encoding pentapeptide repeat-containing protein codes for MSGPDAPTPDETPELQRLATPDAVRQRADAGVGFRYCTVDGVDLSGIDLAGANLEGAVFAGGSLAGARLSGAQLRDSRWLGVTAPEVDVSGADLRGAVLASERVPVTDASEAEVSLEEALPGSAAIELLREQGIVGFRRRALDLGQANFAGAILQDAMLDQALLHRASFRGARAESSIWSSCDASQADFAEAALDRATFDAGSVRGARFDGGSLAQTRFLKTAFGAAQFGETTWVGTLFQEIDFRELPPTVLRLEKSRFVQCDFGGVDLTGSVFGRSFFSDCRLVEATLCDASLEDAELAACDLSGADLRRVQAERLNLGRATVEGARFDEAKLAGAAFTEAKASGVALAGTDLRGSDWDGARAENADLSRSDLEDASLRGAHLRGASLAGTELAGASLDGADLRDVDAREARLSGGSILEAQIEGIRLEGAVLEDTDLDGIELPGAVLRGLHLVRCSLVGSRLDGVDFRDCDLTDADFSDASLSETRFEGAVLLRTRFAGAQLQAANFSGCEAYSADFAKAQLVGADLRSSQVRDADFSEALLREARLDGAQLENGNFAAAVCEGASLRGAGLRWADFSHANLDGVDLRKADLRGGNLHRASTRRVRWRGSRRKKLRKTDKHLARAEDYQPPPTEP; via the coding sequence ATGTCCGGACCCGATGCCCCCACCCCCGACGAGACGCCGGAGCTGCAGCGGCTCGCGACGCCCGATGCGGTGCGGCAGCGCGCCGATGCGGGGGTCGGGTTTCGCTACTGCACCGTCGACGGTGTCGATCTCTCGGGAATCGATCTCGCGGGTGCGAACCTGGAAGGCGCGGTCTTCGCGGGCGGTAGTCTGGCAGGGGCGCGGCTCTCGGGCGCGCAGCTCCGGGACTCGCGTTGGCTCGGGGTGACCGCGCCCGAGGTGGATGTCTCGGGGGCGGACCTGCGGGGTGCAGTGCTGGCGAGCGAGCGCGTGCCCGTCACCGACGCTTCCGAGGCCGAGGTGTCCCTCGAAGAGGCTTTGCCCGGCTCCGCGGCGATCGAGCTGCTGCGCGAGCAGGGCATCGTCGGGTTCCGCCGGCGGGCGCTCGACCTGGGTCAGGCGAACTTCGCGGGCGCGATCCTGCAGGACGCCATGCTCGATCAGGCCCTGCTGCATCGTGCCTCGTTCCGCGGGGCACGGGCCGAGAGTTCGATCTGGTCGTCTTGCGACGCCTCCCAGGCCGATTTCGCGGAGGCGGCCCTGGACCGGGCGACCTTCGACGCCGGCTCGGTCCGGGGGGCGCGCTTCGACGGTGGCTCGCTTGCCCAGACGCGTTTCCTGAAGACGGCCTTCGGCGCGGCCCAGTTCGGGGAGACCACCTGGGTGGGCACCCTGTTCCAGGAGATCGACTTTCGCGAGCTACCGCCGACGGTGTTGCGCCTGGAGAAGAGCCGGTTCGTCCAGTGCGACTTCGGCGGCGTGGATCTCACCGGCTCGGTGTTCGGGCGCAGCTTCTTCTCGGATTGTCGGTTGGTCGAAGCAACCCTGTGCGATGCCTCGCTCGAGGACGCCGAGCTCGCCGCGTGTGATCTGTCCGGCGCCGATCTGCGTCGCGTCCAGGCCGAGCGGTTGAACCTGGGTCGCGCCACCGTCGAGGGAGCGCGATTCGACGAGGCGAAGCTCGCGGGAGCGGCCTTCACCGAAGCGAAGGCAAGCGGGGTCGCGCTCGCGGGCACCGACCTGCGCGGCAGCGATTGGGATGGCGCTCGGGCCGAGAACGCCGACCTCTCGCGCTCCGACCTCGAAGATGCCTCGCTTCGCGGAGCCCATCTGCGCGGAGCGAGCCTTGCCGGGACCGAGCTCGCCGGAGCGAGCCTCGACGGCGCCGACCTGCGCGATGTGGACGCCCGTGAGGCACGTCTTTCGGGTGGGTCGATTCTCGAGGCCCAGATCGAGGGCATCCGCCTCGAAGGGGCGGTGCTCGAGGACACCGATCTCGACGGGATCGAGCTGCCCGGGGCCGTGCTGCGAGGCCTCCACCTCGTGCGCTGCAGCCTCGTGGGCAGCCGACTCGACGGCGTCGACTTCCGCGACTGCGACCTCACCGACGCCGACTTCAGCGACGCCTCCCTCTCGGAGACACGCTTCGAGGGGGCGGTCCTGCTGCGCACCCGGTTCGCGGGCGCCCAGCTCCAGGCGGCGAACTTCTCGGGCTGCGAGGCCTACTCGGCGGACTTCGCCAAGGCGCAATTGGTGGGCGCCGACCTCCGCTCGTCCCAGGTGCGGGACGCGGACTTCAGCGAGGCCCTGCTCCGCGAGGCCCGGCTCGACGGCGCCCAGCTCGAGAACGGCAACTTCGCGGCAGCGGTCTGCGAAGGAGCCTCGCTGCGCGGTGCCGGGCTGCGCTGGGCCGACTTCTCCCACGCGAATCTCGACGGGGTCGATCTGCGCAAGGCCGACCTGCGCGGCGGGAACCTGCACCGCGCCTCTACCCGCAGGGTACGCTGGCGCGGGTCGCGTCGCAAAAAGCTCCGAAAGACCGACAAACACCTGGCCCGTGCGGAGGATTACCAGCCTCCGCCGACGGAGCCGTAG
- a CDS encoding DUF3540 domain-containing protein: MSDSNPILQGARVSLAHAEVVGPIEKQWCRARFGADLEDTDWVRLALPAPYAARVGDVLLVARSPEGSYAIGVLETAPATPSTESAASTYECHESGQTRLGVRDEQGDVLFEYDPDRRKATLSVPEGDLELRSGGNLDLVSGQEVRMVSAQGIAIESSREIDLRVGDAGARLRMANEATSLQGESLRVEAKRTELRSDAIEGRASSVELEFGRLRTVARRVERVADTVVETARSFQQRVEGLHQTTAGRLRQLVDGVAQLRAERLNVRGRRGVKLDGEKIHLG, encoded by the coding sequence GTGTCCGATTCGAATCCGATCCTGCAGGGGGCTCGCGTCTCCTTGGCACACGCCGAGGTGGTGGGCCCCATCGAGAAGCAGTGGTGTCGAGCCCGGTTCGGGGCCGACCTCGAAGACACCGACTGGGTGCGCCTCGCGCTGCCCGCGCCCTACGCGGCTCGGGTCGGCGACGTGCTGTTGGTCGCGCGTTCGCCCGAAGGCAGTTACGCCATCGGTGTCCTGGAAACGGCACCCGCCACCCCGTCGACGGAGTCCGCGGCCTCCACCTACGAGTGCCACGAGAGCGGCCAGACGCGGCTCGGCGTGCGCGACGAGCAGGGCGACGTGCTCTTCGAGTACGACCCCGATCGGCGCAAGGCGACGCTGTCGGTGCCCGAGGGCGACCTCGAGCTGCGGTCCGGCGGAAACCTCGATCTGGTCTCGGGCCAGGAGGTGCGGATGGTCTCGGCCCAGGGGATCGCCATCGAATCGAGCCGGGAGATCGACCTGCGGGTCGGAGACGCCGGCGCGCGCCTGAGGATGGCGAACGAGGCGACGTCCCTTCAGGGCGAGTCGCTCCGCGTCGAGGCGAAGCGCACCGAGCTGCGTTCCGACGCGATCGAGGGACGGGCGTCGAGCGTCGAGCTCGAGTTCGGACGGCTCCGAACGGTGGCCCGGCGCGTCGAACGGGTGGCCGACACGGTCGTCGAGACCGCGCGCTCCTTCCAGCAGCGCGTGGAGGGGCTCCACCAGACGACGGCGGGTCGGCTGCGCCAGCTCGTCGACGGTGTGGCGCAGCTGCGGGCCGAGCGCCTCAACGTACGGGGACGCCGCGGCGTCAAGCTCGACGGCGAGAAGATTCACCTGGGCTGA
- a CDS encoding DUF2169 domain-containing protein → MTDEVSTLPLLDGQGLRCGWIPGRFHFPRHSLTLIAKGTYDLQPDGPATPVEEPDDLEGDVVDAETGSPRYDSDLAYWKPRADLLLVGACHPPGGQAARSDVSFRVGAFQKRLRVTGDRRWWIPFGPFSPKSRPETFERLDLGWANAAGGGRSKRNPTGKGRARTRDDAGRLRRDAPNLQAERGALLSPWWQGRPAGFGPLGRTWKPRSQRLGTYRRKWRKQRFPWFPENFDYAHFNAAPVDQRVAYLRGDEEVELRNLHPDHEVLRTALPGVRVRCFLNLRNEAEETFLQEVPLVLDTLWIDSEQAKLVLVWRGLADIATPEHTEVESAFFCDERLEAPSEDAEIEERYRLARAAQVGDTALEVEEEDADLAALEAVKAAGLEQLAVLKGELSDALEAAGLPRDYMDQPPIPREERLAALIERVKQQVGPEHLEDVVFPTVQQLEAQEAAALAYAGIEFPEIRTPTEWTAEQVTAKVEAGETLEGEALQELDLAGAHLAEGRFDQADLQGARLAGADLQQASFEGARLVGADLAGARLAGANLRGADLTGARLGEADLRGACLEETILDGADLQQATLSEVAGEAASFVGARLSQAQLEGAAFPASDFSDAELGGANFAASNLSEALLEGAQGEAAVFDEANLTKLHAGARCVFPGASFVRVSAAESSFEGAVLHGARFPGATLEHADFSGADLLEAELVRCQMPGARFDRAQLVRAQLNESNLFRGSFERANLHAADLRGANLYEVETLDADLEDAQLQGANLRMTKLA, encoded by the coding sequence ATGACGGACGAGGTTTCGACGCTTCCGTTGCTGGACGGCCAGGGGCTGCGTTGCGGCTGGATCCCTGGCCGTTTCCACTTCCCCCGGCATTCGCTGACCCTGATCGCGAAGGGCACCTACGACCTCCAGCCCGACGGTCCCGCCACGCCGGTGGAGGAGCCCGACGATCTCGAAGGGGACGTCGTCGACGCCGAGACGGGTTCACCCCGCTACGACTCGGACCTCGCCTACTGGAAGCCCCGAGCAGACCTCCTGCTCGTGGGCGCCTGTCATCCTCCGGGCGGACAGGCGGCACGAAGCGACGTGAGTTTCCGCGTCGGCGCGTTCCAGAAGCGCCTGCGCGTGACGGGCGATCGCCGCTGGTGGATCCCCTTCGGCCCGTTCTCCCCGAAGTCGCGCCCGGAAACCTTCGAGCGCCTGGACCTCGGTTGGGCGAACGCGGCCGGCGGCGGTCGGTCCAAGCGCAATCCGACCGGGAAGGGGCGAGCGCGCACCCGCGACGACGCCGGACGGCTGCGCCGCGATGCGCCGAACCTCCAGGCCGAGCGCGGAGCCTTGCTCTCGCCCTGGTGGCAGGGACGTCCGGCCGGGTTCGGCCCGCTCGGGCGCACCTGGAAGCCACGGAGCCAGCGCCTCGGGACCTATCGGCGCAAGTGGCGAAAGCAGCGCTTCCCGTGGTTCCCCGAGAACTTCGACTACGCCCACTTCAACGCGGCGCCCGTCGATCAGCGGGTGGCCTACCTACGTGGCGACGAGGAGGTCGAGCTTCGGAATCTCCACCCGGACCACGAGGTGTTGCGCACCGCGCTCCCGGGCGTCCGCGTGCGCTGCTTCCTGAATCTCCGCAACGAAGCCGAAGAGACGTTTTTGCAAGAGGTCCCGTTGGTCCTCGACACGCTCTGGATCGACTCGGAACAAGCGAAGCTGGTGTTGGTGTGGCGGGGCCTGGCGGATATCGCAACGCCCGAGCACACCGAGGTCGAGAGCGCGTTCTTCTGCGACGAACGGCTCGAGGCGCCCTCCGAAGACGCCGAGATCGAGGAGCGCTATCGCCTCGCCCGCGCGGCCCAGGTCGGCGACACCGCTCTCGAAGTCGAGGAAGAAGACGCCGACCTCGCCGCGCTCGAAGCGGTGAAGGCGGCCGGGCTCGAGCAGCTCGCGGTGCTGAAGGGGGAGCTGTCCGATGCGCTCGAAGCGGCCGGGCTGCCGCGCGACTACATGGACCAGCCGCCGATCCCGCGCGAAGAGCGCCTCGCCGCTCTGATCGAGCGGGTGAAGCAGCAGGTCGGGCCCGAGCATCTCGAGGACGTCGTCTTCCCGACGGTGCAACAGCTCGAGGCCCAGGAGGCGGCCGCGCTGGCGTACGCGGGCATCGAGTTTCCCGAGATTCGAACTCCCACCGAGTGGACGGCCGAACAGGTGACGGCGAAGGTGGAAGCGGGGGAGACGCTGGAGGGCGAAGCGCTCCAGGAGCTCGATCTCGCCGGGGCGCATCTCGCCGAAGGTCGCTTCGATCAGGCCGATCTGCAGGGCGCGCGCCTCGCAGGAGCCGACCTGCAGCAGGCGTCCTTCGAGGGCGCGAGGCTGGTGGGCGCCGATCTCGCCGGCGCCCGCCTGGCCGGCGCGAACCTGCGCGGTGCAGATCTGACCGGCGCGCGTCTCGGGGAGGCCGACCTCCGAGGGGCCTGCCTCGAAGAGACCATTCTGGACGGGGCCGACCTCCAACAAGCGACGCTGTCCGAAGTGGCGGGGGAGGCCGCGTCCTTCGTCGGAGCCCGGCTCTCCCAGGCCCAACTCGAAGGGGCCGCGTTCCCGGCGAGCGACTTCTCGGACGCCGAGCTCGGTGGAGCGAACTTCGCGGCCTCGAATCTGAGCGAAGCGCTCCTGGAGGGGGCCCAGGGCGAGGCGGCCGTCTTCGACGAAGCCAACCTCACCAAGCTCCACGCGGGAGCGCGCTGCGTGTTTCCAGGGGCCTCCTTCGTGCGTGTCTCCGCCGCGGAGTCGAGCTTCGAAGGCGCCGTGCTCCACGGTGCGCGCTTTCCGGGCGCGACGCTCGAGCACGCCGACTTCTCGGGTGCCGACCTCCTCGAGGCCGAGCTCGTGCGCTGCCAGATGCCCGGCGCCCGCTTCGACCGCGCGCAGCTCGTGCGTGCCCAGCTGAACGAGAGCAATCTGTTCCGGGGAAGCTTCGAGCGCGCGAACCTGCACGCGGCCGATCTGCGCGGAGCCAACCTCTACGAAGTCGAGACCCTCGACGCGGACCTGGAGGACGCGCAGCTACAAGGCGCGAACCTCCGGATGACCAAACTGGCCTGA
- the tssG gene encoding type VI secretion system baseplate subunit TssG, with product MAREDREPNHPLIERLEREPRQFNFFQAVRMLERVSEGAVPIGHRGPPDREAVRLRPSGSLAFQSTSVTRVTRREADGPDHLLSTTLLGLYGASSGLPAYYTEDILGYETANAPDPDPVRLFLDILNHRLLSLLYRSWEKYRWAEAFRADASDVLSSRVLTLLGVGEEGIARSVGLPTPRLLRYAGFITQRPRGADALAGVLSDYFGGPPVRVSQCVRRWVWLPERDRNRLGARNSRLGMDLVLGESAEDESGKFRVHLGPFGEEPRFEDFLPDSENARDLDALIGLLVPDPLTYDVEIRIEGQQVPAVRLGGGDDASRLGWTSWLLSGPADDTAEIFPPPQPRKAA from the coding sequence GTGGCCCGCGAGGATCGCGAACCGAATCATCCCCTGATCGAGCGGCTCGAGCGCGAACCCCGCCAGTTCAACTTCTTCCAGGCGGTTCGCATGCTGGAACGCGTGTCGGAGGGGGCCGTGCCCATCGGCCATCGCGGGCCCCCGGACCGCGAAGCGGTTCGCCTGCGTCCGTCGGGCTCTCTGGCCTTCCAGTCGACCAGCGTCACCCGCGTGACCCGCCGCGAGGCGGACGGCCCGGATCACCTGCTCAGCACCACCTTGCTGGGACTCTACGGCGCGAGCTCGGGGCTACCCGCGTACTACACCGAGGACATCCTCGGCTACGAGACCGCCAACGCCCCGGATCCGGATCCGGTGCGGCTGTTCCTCGACATCCTCAATCACCGGCTCCTGTCGCTGCTCTACCGGTCCTGGGAGAAGTATCGCTGGGCCGAGGCCTTCCGGGCCGATGCCAGCGATGTGCTCTCCTCGCGCGTCCTCACGCTGCTGGGAGTCGGAGAAGAGGGGATCGCGCGGTCGGTCGGGCTCCCGACGCCTCGGCTGCTGCGCTACGCGGGCTTCATCACCCAGCGGCCGCGGGGAGCCGACGCCCTCGCCGGCGTCCTCTCCGACTACTTCGGAGGGCCCCCAGTGCGCGTGAGTCAATGCGTGCGCCGCTGGGTCTGGCTGCCCGAGCGCGACCGCAACCGGCTGGGCGCGAGGAACTCGCGGCTGGGTATGGATCTCGTGCTCGGCGAGTCGGCGGAGGACGAGAGCGGCAAGTTCCGGGTGCATCTGGGCCCCTTTGGTGAGGAACCTCGCTTCGAGGACTTCCTTCCCGACTCGGAGAACGCCCGGGATCTCGACGCGCTGATCGGTTTGTTGGTGCCCGACCCGCTCACCTACGACGTCGAGATTCGTATCGAGGGACAGCAGGTGCCGGCGGTTCGTCTCGGCGGTGGGGACGACGCCTCTCGCCTGGGTTGGACGAGTTGGCTCCTTTCGGGTCCCGCGGACGACACGGCCGAGATCTTTCCCCCGCCGCAGCCCCGCAAGGCGGCGTAG
- the tssF gene encoding type VI secretion system baseplate subunit TssF has translation MSQSPTHRYLEALDNLRQLGSQFSRENPVLAPELGEASADPDVERVLEGIAYASGQIRGRLDEDLGEFVQSYADALWPHFLRPVPSMSIVEFEAAPGVELPEPRPIPRETTRLATTPVDGTTCSFRTGHDVLLRPVAVESAHFEDRGRRADLEVELCLLGDVPVRALDLDSLRFYLHADYPAAASLFAWLVGGCDGISLVTTDEGGRDHRLEVRGQAGPPVRAAGVSRDEALLPYPARSFDGYRLLQEYFAIPQRFLFVDVLGLRALEAWKTVDRFRIVFHGRQRAPQGVRVDAGTFRLHCTPVVNLFESTTDPLLLDHRDATMLLRPSGLEPSHYEVHSIERVQGLPRQGGPRRHYAPFGGFRSDPETAGRHYQLRRKVDPDGSGMLSYLTVVTESAGSALPEEEWLSIDAICTNARLGEALRVGDISVATEDSPDFAVFQNLTPVSRSVRPPLGAELLGIATRHSLLQYAPLASTDSLRTLLSLYDFHASEDRQSARALELLLRSVVSIESRPESRRLQVAPVRGMHTRIVLDESGFLGEGGLFVFASVLEEVLSLASTLNVYTRLTAVGANEREEYSWPARIANRIIP, from the coding sequence ATGAGCCAATCGCCCACCCATCGCTATCTGGAGGCGCTGGACAACCTCCGCCAACTCGGGAGCCAGTTCTCGCGGGAGAATCCCGTGCTCGCGCCCGAACTCGGCGAGGCGAGCGCGGACCCGGACGTCGAGCGGGTCCTCGAGGGCATCGCCTACGCCTCGGGCCAGATTCGCGGTCGCCTGGACGAGGACCTCGGCGAGTTCGTCCAGAGCTACGCCGATGCGCTCTGGCCCCATTTCTTGCGGCCGGTGCCGTCGATGAGCATCGTCGAGTTCGAGGCGGCGCCGGGCGTGGAGTTGCCCGAGCCCCGACCGATCCCGCGAGAGACCACCCGCCTCGCTACGACACCCGTGGATGGCACCACGTGTTCCTTCCGGACGGGTCACGACGTCTTGCTGCGGCCGGTCGCGGTCGAGTCGGCGCACTTCGAAGACCGCGGCCGCCGTGCCGACCTCGAAGTCGAGCTGTGCCTGCTCGGGGATGTGCCCGTGCGGGCGCTCGACCTCGATTCGTTGCGCTTCTATCTCCACGCGGACTACCCCGCCGCCGCGTCGCTCTTCGCCTGGCTCGTGGGAGGGTGCGACGGCATCAGCCTCGTCACCACCGACGAAGGCGGCCGCGACCATCGCCTCGAGGTGCGCGGGCAGGCCGGCCCGCCGGTGCGTGCGGCCGGCGTGAGCCGTGACGAAGCGCTGCTGCCGTATCCCGCGCGGAGCTTCGACGGCTACCGCCTGCTCCAAGAATATTTCGCGATCCCCCAACGCTTCCTCTTCGTCGATGTTCTCGGCCTTCGCGCGCTCGAAGCGTGGAAGACCGTCGATCGATTTCGGATCGTGTTCCACGGCCGCCAGCGCGCACCCCAGGGCGTCCGCGTCGACGCCGGCACCTTTCGCCTCCACTGCACCCCGGTGGTCAACCTCTTCGAGAGCACGACCGACCCGCTGCTCCTCGATCACCGCGACGCGACGATGCTGCTGCGACCGAGTGGCCTCGAGCCATCGCACTATGAGGTCCACAGCATCGAGCGGGTCCAGGGGCTCCCCCGCCAAGGCGGGCCACGGCGCCACTACGCTCCCTTCGGTGGCTTCCGTTCGGATCCCGAGACCGCGGGGCGTCACTACCAGCTCCGCCGCAAGGTCGATCCCGATGGTTCGGGAATGCTCTCGTACCTCACCGTGGTGACCGAGTCGGCGGGATCTGCCCTCCCGGAAGAGGAGTGGCTGTCGATCGACGCGATCTGCACGAACGCGAGGCTCGGAGAAGCCCTGCGCGTGGGAGACATCTCGGTCGCCACCGAGGACTCCCCGGACTTCGCCGTCTTCCAGAACCTCACGCCCGTGTCGCGTTCGGTGCGGCCGCCGCTCGGGGCCGAGCTGCTGGGCATCGCGACGCGACATTCGCTGCTCCAGTACGCGCCGCTCGCGAGCACCGACTCGCTGCGCACGCTTCTCTCCCTCTACGACTTCCACGCCTCGGAAGACCGCCAGTCCGCACGCGCCCTCGAGCTCCTGCTGCGTTCCGTCGTGTCGATCGAGAGTCGGCCCGAGAGCCGCCGCCTGCAGGTCGCTCCCGTGCGTGGGATGCACACGCGCATCGTCCTCGACGAGTCCGGATTCCTCGGAGAGGGCGGCTTGTTCGTCTTCGCGAGCGTGCTCGAAGAGGTCCTGTCCCTGGCTTCCACTCTCAACGTCTATACGCGTCTCACCGCTGTCGGAGCGAACGAGCGCGAGGAGTATTCGTGGCCCGCGAGGATCGCGAACCGAATCATCCCCTGA
- a CDS encoding PAAR-like domain-containing protein, translating into MIFSVATMAGGQCMGFPDVCKTPSPGGPIPIPYPNIAMLNQTNGGTCASKLKIQNQKVLIKTSMITMSSGDEAGSIGGVISNMIKGPAKPKTASSKLKADGKGVVYQTCMFGQNGNNANVPAGILTMCTQMKVKVMG; encoded by the coding sequence ATGATCTTTTCCGTAGCCACGATGGCGGGCGGCCAGTGCATGGGCTTCCCCGACGTCTGCAAGACGCCGTCGCCGGGCGGCCCGATCCCGATCCCCTACCCGAACATCGCGATGTTGAACCAGACCAACGGGGGCACCTGCGCGAGCAAGCTCAAGATCCAGAACCAGAAGGTCCTGATCAAGACGAGCATGATCACGATGTCGAGCGGCGACGAGGCCGGTTCGATCGGTGGGGTGATCTCGAACATGATCAAGGGGCCCGCGAAGCCGAAGACCGCGAGCAGCAAGCTCAAGGCCGACGGCAAGGGAGTGGTGTACCAGACCTGCATGTTCGGCCAGAATGGAAACAACGCGAACGTGCCGGCAGGCATCCTGACGATGTGCACACAGATGAAGGTGAAGGTGATGGGATGA